In one Gemella haemolysans ATCC 10379 genomic region, the following are encoded:
- the nox gene encoding H2O-forming NADH oxidase, with the protein MSKIVVVGANHAGTACVNKILATYGDKNEVVVFDQNSNISFLGCGMALWIGKQISGPEGLFYASKESLEEAGAKVYMNSPVESVDYDKKEVHVLLDGKTKHVESYDKLIFATGSTPILPPIKGAEIVPGNREFKATLENLQFVKLYQNSEEVINKLNANPDIKRVAVVGAGYIGVELAEAFERLGKEVTLVDIVDTCLAGYYDTEFSNLMKKNLEDHGIKLAFGQKVEAIEGNEKVERLITDKETFDVDMVVLAVGFRPNTALGDGKIELFRNGAFLVNKKQETSIKDVYAIGDCATVYDNAVGDTNYIALASNAVRTGLVAALNAGGDGDVVESAGVQGSNGICIYDLKMVSTGLTLEKAKRFGYNAAVTEYTDLQKPEFIEHDNHEVKIKIVYDKDSRVILGAQIASKEDISMGIHLFSLAIQEKVTIEKLALTDIFFLPHFNKPYNYITMAALSAKE; encoded by the coding sequence ATGAGTAAAATTGTAGTAGTTGGAGCAAACCATGCAGGAACAGCATGTGTTAATAAAATTTTAGCAACATATGGTGATAAAAATGAAGTGGTAGTTTTTGACCAAAACTCAAATATTTCATTTTTAGGATGCGGAATGGCTTTATGGATTGGAAAGCAAATTTCAGGTCCAGAAGGATTATTTTATGCTAGTAAAGAGTCTTTAGAAGAAGCAGGAGCCAAAGTATATATGAATTCTCCTGTTGAGTCTGTTGACTATGATAAAAAAGAAGTACACGTACTATTGGACGGAAAAACAAAACACGTTGAAAGTTATGATAAACTAATATTTGCGACTGGATCGACACCTATCTTACCTCCAATTAAAGGAGCAGAAATTGTGCCAGGGAACAGAGAGTTTAAAGCTACACTAGAGAATTTACAATTTGTTAAGTTATACCAAAACTCTGAAGAGGTAATTAATAAACTTAATGCTAATCCAGATATCAAACGTGTAGCAGTGGTAGGTGCAGGATATATTGGTGTAGAACTTGCAGAAGCATTTGAACGTTTAGGAAAAGAAGTAACTTTAGTAGATATAGTAGATACATGTCTTGCTGGATATTATGACACTGAATTTTCTAATTTAATGAAGAAAAATCTAGAAGATCATGGTATTAAATTAGCGTTTGGACAAAAAGTAGAAGCCATTGAAGGTAATGAAAAAGTTGAAAGATTAATTACTGATAAGGAAACATTTGATGTAGATATGGTTGTATTAGCTGTAGGTTTCCGTCCAAATACTGCATTAGGTGATGGCAAAATTGAATTATTCCGTAATGGAGCATTCTTAGTTAATAAAAAACAAGAAACAAGCATAAAAGATGTATATGCTATTGGAGATTGTGCAACTGTATATGACAATGCAGTTGGTGATACAAACTATATTGCCTTAGCATCTAATGCAGTTCGTACTGGATTAGTTGCAGCTTTAAATGCTGGAGGTGATGGAGATGTAGTCGAATCAGCTGGTGTTCAAGGTTCGAATGGTATTTGTATCTATGACCTGAAAATGGTATCTACTGGTTTAACGTTAGAAAAAGCAAAACGATTTGGTTATAATGCAGCTGTGACAGAATATACAGACTTGCAAAAACCAGAATTTATAGAACATGATAACCATGAAGTAAAAATTAAAATAGTATACGATAAAGATAGTCGTGTAATTTTAGGGGCTCAGATTGCATCTAAAGAAGATATTTCAATGGGAATTCATTTATTCTCATTAGCCATCCAGGAGAAAGTAACTATTGAAAAACTTGCTCTTACAGATATTTTCTTCTTACCGCATTTTAACAAGCCGTATAACTATATAACTATGGCTGCTTTATCAGCAAAAGAATAG